In Colwellia sp. M166, a genomic segment contains:
- the hisG gene encoding ATP phosphoribosyltransferase: MTTEPRLRIAMQKSGRLSDDTQALLKRCGLKLNVSDRRLLAHVTNMPIDIMRVRSSDIPGLVMDGVCDLGIVGDNTLEETALERALMGQKSQYIRTSGLNFGDCRLSIAMPEGFDYQGIKSLNGLRFATTYPQLLNRYAKENGIKVEFCLLKGSVEVAPRVGLSDGICDLVSTGATLEANGLVEVEEIFRSKASLIQTADALAPEKQSILDTLLPRIQGVMKAKESKYIMLHAPKDKIAQVSALMPGKETPTILPLAGRDDLVAVHVVATETFFWETMEQLNALGCNSILVMPIEKMMG; the protein is encoded by the coding sequence ATGACAACTGAACCACGCTTAAGAATTGCAATGCAAAAATCTGGTCGTTTAAGCGACGACACACAAGCACTATTGAAACGCTGTGGCCTTAAACTCAATGTTTCGGATCGCCGTTTGTTGGCACATGTGACTAATATGCCAATCGATATTATGCGCGTACGTAGTAGCGATATTCCAGGACTTGTTATGGATGGCGTCTGCGACTTAGGCATTGTCGGCGACAATACGCTTGAAGAAACGGCATTAGAGCGCGCGTTAATGGGGCAAAAATCACAATACATTCGTACCTCAGGCTTAAATTTTGGTGACTGTCGTTTATCAATCGCCATGCCAGAAGGTTTTGATTATCAAGGTATTAAAAGCTTAAATGGCCTAAGGTTTGCCACAACCTACCCACAATTACTTAATCGTTATGCCAAAGAGAATGGTATCAAGGTTGAGTTTTGCTTATTAAAAGGCTCTGTTGAAGTCGCACCACGGGTCGGTTTATCTGATGGTATTTGTGACTTAGTGTCAACGGGGGCAACACTCGAAGCGAACGGCTTAGTTGAAGTGGAAGAAATTTTCCGCTCAAAAGCGTCATTAATTCAAACAGCTGATGCATTAGCGCCTGAAAAACAAAGTATTCTTGATACCTTATTACCTCGTATTCAAGGCGTGATGAAAGCAAAAGAAAGCAAATACATTATGCTGCACGCACCAAAAGATAAAATAGCGCAGGTAAGCGCCTTAATGCCTGGTAAAGAAACGCCAACCATTTTGCCTTTGGCTGGCCGTGATGACCTCGTTGCTGTACATGTTGTTGCCACCGAAACTTTTTTCTGGGAAACCATGGAACAACTTAATGCCTTAGGTTGTAACTCTATTCTAGTGATGCCAATAGAAAAAATGATGGGCTAG
- a CDS encoding ATP-dependent DNA helicase produces MSAVEHAFSHQGALAKAIKGFSPRQAQLDMALEVANAIEKKTSLVVEAGTGTGKTFAYLIPALLANKAHAENDQGQKKIIVSTGTKNLQEQLFHKDLPLIRQALASNAQIALLKGRANYLCLYRLEQYQQSRGQLDAETLADFVKVRTWANGTHSGDIGEVVNVNEGSAVFPFVTSTVDNCLAKDCPNIDDCYLIKAREKAIAADLVVVNHHLFFADMALKDTGFGELIPKADVMIFDEAHQIADIASEYFGEAFSTRQLLDLSSDVLQVYRSELTDVKQLGKAAEKLLKTSQEFRLLFNYDPERGNWREKHKLQRFSHAFSLLKTDLDFLYQVIKLCLSRNEAIDNCFDRAVNLLAQYDVMANVDAMGMSFWYETTARHVVLHKTPLSVADKFGNYVKDSGAGWIFTSATLAVDGEFKHFSRHLGIEHSASLLLDSPFDYAKQSQLIIPRYLPAANDQNRAKALSELAIPLIEASKGACFMLFTSYRVMHQVAELLADNIDNLLLVQGQMGKRKLLAEFVAQSSAVLLATASFWEGVDVRGDKLTCVIIDKLPFASPDDPLLQARSEDVKRQGKDPFVQIQLPQAVIALKQGVGRLIRDVNDKGILVICDDRLVNRPYGQVFLKSLPDMKRSRNINQAADFLSQLT; encoded by the coding sequence ATGAGTGCTGTAGAACATGCATTTTCCCATCAAGGTGCTTTAGCTAAAGCGATCAAGGGTTTTTCTCCACGCCAAGCTCAGCTTGATATGGCACTTGAGGTGGCTAATGCTATCGAGAAAAAAACTTCGCTTGTTGTTGAGGCGGGTACGGGAACCGGTAAAACCTTTGCCTATTTAATCCCAGCACTGTTAGCGAATAAAGCTCATGCTGAAAATGATCAGGGTCAGAAAAAAATCATTGTTTCTACCGGAACCAAGAATCTGCAAGAACAACTGTTTCATAAAGATCTGCCATTAATTCGTCAAGCATTGGCTAGCAATGCTCAAATTGCCTTGTTAAAAGGACGAGCGAACTATCTTTGCTTATATCGTTTAGAGCAATATCAACAATCACGAGGCCAGCTTGATGCCGAAACGTTAGCTGATTTTGTCAAAGTGCGAACTTGGGCAAATGGTACACACAGTGGCGATATTGGTGAGGTGGTTAATGTTAATGAAGGCTCAGCTGTTTTTCCTTTTGTCACCAGTACTGTTGATAATTGCCTAGCTAAAGATTGTCCTAATATTGATGACTGCTATTTAATAAAAGCGCGAGAAAAAGCCATTGCTGCAGACTTAGTCGTGGTGAATCATCATTTGTTTTTTGCTGACATGGCGTTAAAAGATACTGGCTTTGGTGAGCTCATTCCGAAAGCTGATGTGATGATTTTTGATGAAGCACATCAAATTGCTGATATAGCCAGTGAATATTTTGGAGAGGCGTTTTCTACTCGCCAGTTACTTGACCTTAGTAGTGATGTTTTACAGGTATATCGCAGTGAACTAACTGACGTAAAACAATTAGGTAAGGCAGCAGAAAAGCTGTTAAAAACCAGTCAAGAATTTCGCTTGCTATTTAACTACGACCCCGAGCGAGGTAATTGGCGTGAAAAGCATAAGCTGCAACGATTTTCTCATGCCTTTAGCTTATTAAAAACCGATTTAGACTTTCTTTATCAAGTGATAAAACTTTGTCTTTCGCGTAATGAAGCCATTGATAATTGTTTTGATAGGGCAGTAAACTTATTAGCACAATATGATGTCATGGCGAATGTTGACGCCATGGGCATGAGCTTCTGGTATGAAACCACAGCACGGCATGTGGTTTTGCATAAAACGCCTTTGTCGGTCGCAGATAAGTTCGGCAATTATGTTAAAGACTCTGGTGCTGGCTGGATATTCACTTCAGCAACATTGGCTGTTGATGGCGAATTTAAGCACTTCTCTCGTCACTTAGGTATTGAACACTCAGCTAGTTTATTACTTGATAGCCCATTTGACTATGCTAAGCAATCGCAATTAATTATTCCGCGTTATCTTCCTGCAGCAAATGACCAAAACCGCGCGAAAGCATTAAGCGAACTTGCTATACCATTAATAGAGGCCAGTAAAGGCGCTTGCTTTATGCTATTTACCAGTTACCGCGTTATGCATCAAGTTGCCGAGTTATTGGCTGATAATATTGATAATTTATTGTTGGTACAAGGACAAATGGGCAAGCGAAAGTTATTAGCAGAGTTTGTTGCGCAAAGCAGTGCCGTGCTACTGGCAACGGCCAGCTTTTGGGAAGGTGTTGATGTGCGGGGTGATAAATTAACCTGTGTGATCATCGATAAATTACCGTTTGCATCACCTGATGACCCTTTACTGCAAGCTCGTAGTGAAGATGTCAAAAGACAAGGTAAAGACCCGTTTGTGCAGATCCAATTGCCACAAGCGGTTATCGCATTAAAGCAAGGAGTAGGGCGCTTAATTCGTGATGTAAATGACAAAGGTATATTAGTTATCTGTGATGATAGACTGGTAAATCGCCCGTATGGGCAAGTATTTTTAAAAAGTTTGCCTGATATGAAGCGAAGCCGAAATATTAATCAGGCTGCTGACTTTTTATCGCAACTGACATAA
- the tsaB gene encoding tRNA (adenosine(37)-N6)-threonylcarbamoyltransferase complex dimerization subunit type 1 TsaB — MNFLAIDASTEACSVAIKYLEQQFSEYELCPQSHSLRLLPMVDSVLKQANCKLTELDGIIFGQGPGSFTGVRIGIGVTQGLAFSAQLNARGVSTLQAMAQQAYDEKGQDKVIAAIDARMSEVYTCYFEVDEQGIMQAKTEETVLKPELVAQYYSHLSLPAYGVGTGWNAYSALTELKSNNDSPEILFPTAQAMLTIGQVDFVEHSVAAEHAQPKYVRDTVSWKKLPGRE; from the coding sequence GTGAATTTTTTGGCCATTGATGCCTCAACTGAAGCTTGTTCAGTAGCAATTAAATATTTGGAACAACAGTTTAGTGAATATGAACTCTGTCCTCAGTCTCATAGTTTACGTTTATTACCTATGGTTGATAGCGTATTAAAGCAAGCTAATTGCAAATTAACTGAGTTAGATGGCATTATTTTTGGTCAGGGACCCGGAAGCTTCACCGGTGTGCGTATTGGCATCGGTGTAACCCAAGGTTTAGCATTTTCGGCGCAGTTAAATGCACGCGGCGTTTCAACATTACAAGCCATGGCTCAACAAGCCTATGATGAAAAAGGCCAAGATAAAGTTATTGCTGCAATCGATGCCCGCATGTCAGAAGTTTACACCTGCTACTTTGAAGTTGATGAGCAAGGTATTATGCAAGCAAAAACTGAAGAGACGGTGTTAAAACCTGAGTTAGTTGCTCAATATTATAGTCACTTATCTCTGCCTGCTTATGGCGTAGGAACCGGTTGGAATGCATATTCAGCATTGACGGAGTTAAAGTCAAATAACGATTCCCCTGAGATTTTATTCCCTACAGCTCAAGCAATGTTGACCATAGGCCAAGTTGATTTTGTCGAACATAGTGTAGCAGCAGAGCATGCCCAACCTAAATATGTTCGCGATACAGTGTCATGGAAAAAACTGCCGGGGCGCGAGTAA
- a CDS encoding M50 family metallopeptidase — MPNSSEQKPTVSSTKNALSFRQRYQFWLMLLTAFIILQLPFISIPFKWLESYFHEISHGLTALLTGGDIVQIQLFPNGAGLCTTRGGSAFFISLMGYGGAILWGCLFFSLASVHRKAAQAFSVLLVALLAGSILFWVRDLLTLFIVLVLLSLVLAQLKYSSQKYLQTLLKMTGLLVLANSLMSPLYLLDGQARGDGAALANITYIPEIIWVLLWFIAGLFATYRLSKVSFASRS; from the coding sequence TTGCCTAATTCATCTGAGCAAAAACCTACAGTATCTTCTACAAAAAATGCTTTGAGCTTTCGCCAAAGATATCAATTCTGGCTGATGTTACTTACAGCATTTATTATTTTGCAACTGCCTTTCATTTCTATCCCCTTTAAGTGGTTAGAGAGTTATTTTCATGAGATTAGCCACGGTTTAACGGCGTTACTCACCGGGGGAGACATTGTGCAGATCCAATTATTTCCTAACGGGGCAGGTTTGTGTACCACTCGTGGTGGCTCAGCCTTTTTTATCAGTTTAATGGGCTATGGTGGCGCTATATTATGGGGCTGTTTATTCTTTTCTTTGGCATCTGTTCATCGTAAGGCTGCACAGGCTTTTTCGGTATTATTAGTGGCCTTATTAGCTGGTAGCATTCTTTTCTGGGTACGAGATTTATTAACCTTGTTTATTGTACTGGTACTGCTCAGTTTAGTGCTAGCTCAGTTAAAATACTCATCACAAAAATATCTTCAGACGCTACTAAAAATGACCGGACTATTAGTGTTAGCTAACAGTTTAATGAGTCCTTTGTATTTACTGGATGGTCAAGCACGAGGTGATGGTGCGGCTTTAGCTAATATTACCTACATTCCAGAAATAATATGGGTGTTACTGTGGTTTATTGCAGGGCTATTTGCAACATATCGCCTGAGTAAAGTATCGTTTGCTAGCAGATCTTAA
- a CDS encoding alpha/beta fold hydrolase, whose protein sequence is MLNTSVMKAVTFNVNGQNICGVSNGNEQQPLLLCLHGWLDNAASFQPLIPYLSDYHVIAIDWPGHGLSSHRSLDAHYHFLDWVYDLIALFRSQQWQEIDIVAHSMGAMVASAFAAAFPEHVKSLTLIDAIGILTSDAKESTAQLRKGLLSRLTRHAKPKNKHASIESAVAARVSVSDLKAKYAALIVERGIEQTDNGFIWRADSRLRATSPYRFTLAQAKQLITDITAPVQLVYGDKGMEMVTTGLACFGPLYQNLQVHKLLGGHHVHMEQAEQTAKLIAQLIEQKK, encoded by the coding sequence ATGTTAAATACTAGTGTCATGAAAGCCGTTACATTTAATGTTAATGGCCAAAATATTTGTGGTGTCAGTAATGGTAATGAACAACAGCCACTACTTTTATGCTTACATGGGTGGTTAGACAATGCGGCAAGCTTTCAGCCTTTGATACCTTATTTAAGTGATTATCATGTTATTGCCATCGATTGGCCAGGACATGGATTATCCAGTCATCGCAGCCTTGATGCACATTATCATTTTTTGGACTGGGTCTATGATCTTATTGCTCTATTTCGCTCTCAGCAGTGGCAAGAAATTGATATTGTTGCCCACTCTATGGGAGCCATGGTAGCGTCTGCTTTTGCTGCGGCATTTCCCGAACATGTCAAATCCTTAACCTTAATTGATGCTATCGGTATTTTAACCTCGGATGCCAAAGAGAGCACAGCACAATTGCGCAAAGGACTATTAAGTCGTTTAACGCGTCATGCAAAGCCTAAAAACAAACATGCAAGTATTGAGTCTGCTGTTGCTGCTAGAGTGTCGGTGTCGGACTTAAAGGCTAAATATGCCGCTCTTATTGTTGAACGTGGTATTGAGCAGACTGACAATGGCTTTATTTGGCGTGCAGATAGCCGTTTACGCGCCACCTCACCGTACCGATTTACCTTGGCGCAAGCTAAACAGCTTATTACTGATATAACTGCACCAGTGCAACTGGTTTATGGCGATAAAGGCATGGAGATGGTTACAACCGGTTTAGCATGCTTTGGACCTCTGTATCAAAACCTACAGGTGCATAAATTATTGGGGGGCCACCATGTTCATATGGAACAAGCCGAGCAGACAGCGAAGTTAATTGCTCAACTTATTGAACAGAAAAAGTAA